Within the Periophthalmus magnuspinnatus isolate fPerMag1 chromosome 7, fPerMag1.2.pri, whole genome shotgun sequence genome, the region CACAGCACCACAACAGTGCATTACACAACTACTGACATGTttacagatgccctcccagcctcctatgagtcagatgccctcccatcctcctgtatccctgtgtgtcaggtgccctcccatcctcctgtatccctgtgtgtcagatgccctcccctgtagTGTTTAGCTGAAATGGGAGCAGATAATCATTATAGTCCATAGTCGTTATTGTCTGTTTCCCTCCAGCGTGAATTATAGGCTACACATAAGACAGTTTTTGTCATTATCTGTTatagagttttaaaactacatgTCTCTTACCTATCCTGTTCAGAGCGCTCTCTCCATGGCGCACATATTTCTTCAGATACTCAGCACATTCATGAATGATGTAGTGTTTCACTCTGAcagcctctccatccctctcccatATCAGTTTGGTGAtaaaagcctgttgttttggAGCGACAAAAGTTTCAGGGTCAAAATccaatgaaataaaatcttCTCCATCAAAAGAGTGTTGCTCATATCCTCTGATTTCACTAGTCTCATTGTCCCATTCACAGCCATAGAGCTTCAGATAATCCTTTAAAGGATTCAAACTTCTTCAgggacatttatttcattttttttataaatcacaAGTTGCATTTTGGAGTGAAATGTTTACATTTGCGATGGTTAAATTCCTCATATTTTACAGCTTCAGTTGGTCAATGTTTCATTATTGTTTCTGTTAAATCTACAACTTTGTGAAGCTCTGTgaggaaactgctgttgtgattttgggttatATACAAAAATTGACTGAATAGaatatgaaaaacaagtaaatgtacCACAGCCCTGATCCCTGACCAACAAAACTCCAGtgctgcaaacaaacaaaaagatttacatcaaaactacatttttcCTACTTTCActacaagaaaaaagaaactgtccaaaaatatttcagactaaatgtgtttcatttataAAAAGTTGATACATGATAATCTGAAAAGTGCAGACGACACAAACCTCCGGTCACATTAAGGCGGCGTTTCACAGTTTCTATGTTTCCTTTTCCCGCCTGCTCATTCTCCAAACACCTCTGAGTGTTTCTCTCCCAGTACCTAGGGTCCTCCTCTGTGAGTTTGTTCATCCACTCTTGTTTGGGGACCAATTTCTTTGTGTCACTGTCGTAATGAATGATCTGAAGGTCGTTCACATATCCAACAGAAACATACTTTGGGAAGTTTGGAACTTGAAATGATGAAGTGTAAAAATATCTCAAAGTGTGAACTGCTGTGGAAACAACAAGAACCATTTCAGATCTCAGTATAAATAACAGTTAAGGCTCTTGTGTTATTAATGATTTTTATGAATGACTTTAATTTGAATGAATGCTGCAAAGTCTTGAGATGACTATACAAAGCAGTTTACCAATAATAAAGAAAATCCACCCCCTGTGATTTTCTGCCATTTACTCCAACAACAAACTGGAGCAGCCATTACAAAAAGGGCTGTGCAATGAATCAAacagagattcagtcatttctagtGGTCAATAATCAGATTGGGTCTTTTGAACGGAGaagtctacagccagtcctctgtcaggaaaaacaacaggtttggagcagacgcaAGACTCTGGATGAAGGAAATATGGCTTTTGTGTGAAATGaaactgattaaaagtctgtgttgtttatgttcatgaaattaagaaagacatttttatttgttttaatacgacaaaatacaactgaatccaaaaatataaaagtaaaaatatttatcataatagATTTTATCATATTGCTGAGctttaaatgataataaatgaaaacactACTACGTTAAAGAATGAGCTTAGGGATATTCAGTTCTATCTGATATTAGTGTAGTAAGTGACTGGTGCAGGATTAAGATGGGGCCAAAACATTTAACTGTAACTAAAGTGTGAACAAGATTAACAGGTAAATATCCTTTTTATGACcaagtttgttttaattaatgtttaataaacaaatatatttaattttcccttaaatttaaactgattttcaTTTGCGTCTCAAAATGGAAAGTGGTAGTATTTTTAACTACAAAACTACGACGgcattaaagtcgtaatttaatgagaataaagtcgaagccagaaaaagtcgtaattttgtgagaataaagtaataatttcaTAAGAATAAACTCAGAATTTTATGAGGATAAAACTGTAGCGAAAAACGTTGACATTtaatgaacaatatacaaatataatagaTTACTTGCTTTCTCACAAAGGTACAAAACGTTCTGTTTCCCATGCAACAGTATAACAGTATATTCTTGTAATCACAGGAAACTGAGATATAGCGGCTACTTTTCTATCACTTTGGTCAAGGCCGCATTTATTCTGTGGTCTCTTTCATACAGGAGTGCATGACTCCCTCTAAGAGAGGATTTAAAACAGTGGCGTAATCTCAATTTGTTAGACTCATCGTTAGACTCATCATTAGACTCATCGTTAGACTCTGCTTTTGACTCTGCTTCCAATTTTGCTTTACGCTGCCTTTAATCAGCCACAAACTGTTGAATGAAGTAGGCCACATTTTGTCCTTGTGGAGTGACTGGACTTCTCCTGGAAAAAGCTGCAGAGACTGGCGCCCCCTGGAGCTCACTGTACAGAACACAAGCTGTGCTCTGAGACgcagacaggtggaggagtctcagcgcagacccacgctccactaaacaggtggaggagtctcagcgcagacccacgctccactaaacaggcggagaagtctcagcgcagacccacgctccactaaacaggcggaggagtctcagcgcagacccacgctccactaaacaggcggaggagtctcagcgcagacccaggctccactaaacaggcggaggagtctcagcgcagacccaggctccactaaacaggcggaggagtctcagcgcagacccacGCTTCActaacaggtggaggagtctcagtgTAGTCCCATACTCCGCTTCGTTTACCTTCGCTTCTCTACTGTTGTAAACATAGGCACTTTGCGCACACTCACCGTTCAAAGATGTGCTCCTTGTAGATAACTTCAGCCCCCCGGGCCTCTGGAGCCGTGCGCACTGGGCAGCCCCGGCTTTACGCACCGAAGTAGCCTAATCTCTTTGTCCACTGTGCTGTCCTGTTTCTGTGTGCAGATAGTCACAGTTTAGTGCAGTCCTTctcaaatacagtaaataaaaatataaatcacgTTTATAAGCCGcttgatttttttcagcaaaAACGTACCAACAATAATCCCGCTTTGTgaatgttacttaagtaaaccggcgagcactgttagcatcatatagtatagtaattgttaaatttccagatgacacttacatcactacatctcataggaaaagtgtcccattttcactatccactgacaaacctttttaacaaaacataaataatatacattgcaccatgtttcataaagttatcaattatgtaatgtttaagaaaaataagcttacatatttttaaataaatctcggttgcgtagtgtgactttttcaccggtgtcgtgaaaaagcctgttgtttacccaaagctgcgtttagctctgtgcttgttctgcccatagtgtgcgccCCTGTGGGgagtgtgcgtccccgtggggagtgcgcgtccccgtgggtagttagtgtggagctttgtgagacgtagtgaagtgtccctccatattgtgccgctttgccgtcaccacaatcgctccgcagatgagatacgcgcagatttcttttacagtcttaaatcgttgtgaaagtgatctctttattttctaccatgttttggagtaagaaactgcattcagcgcatcctcacagcgctcgtgAGCGAAGCACTGGTTTTGTCGCGCGCACAataaacatatgtttaagatattgtcacttttaaatctatataaacgcaaggatgataaaaaaaaataaaaaatagcaacagaataaaattaaattttagatgcagctcattagtgagttgtgctatttttggaaccggtctgcgggcgactcatgtggggcttagGGGCGACATGGAGCCCGCGGGCACATattaaaactccaaaaaatgTGTTGACGGTTTAAGTAAAAGGGGCAGGTGCTTGTGCACACCTGCGTTCTGTCTGTGCACGTCCCTGTTGCCTGGATTGGGACTAGAAGCGACGCGGActatggctgtgtctcaattcgccaaatgcacccttcaagggtccttacgaagtactcttcaaaagtgcagtttgaaggttccggtggagaatctgccctcctcagtgtagccgccatcttgctgaagtgggacaggcccacaccacggaccgcacttccaccgctgtctttgaacgtacgatacgcacattacgtacgttatttttaatgatttattatttaatagaaaaaaagtcaagatgtcgtcgtcacagccgtttctttctgtttagattgaatatcaataggcaaatataacgttcgaggtgattttttttctcaattgtagctacttcataacttaaacaaaatataccttgtgaaaacgtaataacagagacagaggtaacaatatcattttcacattcatagtctataaaccagagaacactgattagttgtacatatagtgggatattgcagtttaatggttcggtattttggccagtgtctacaccactttaataacagtagagggcactgtttcccttctatgccgtgccagttcttttcatctgattattataaggtattttctagcagtgcagcgctacatcaaactagtatcttgatttactaacacgaaagtaaatgacacgtgccaacgaggggcgcagacctatggaatgtaccggaacacatgaagattttgtgcacgtctcaggactctcttctgtcctttcctcagagtccgttgtttcattgttcacattacctgtgtgcaactcattaaactcttctgactttacgtttcagtctcttggtctttgacgcttacaatagaaacgaagattcttacattattcttattgcagtaataatttttaatgataataatgtcttcttattgtctagcaataactgcacattcctttattccatgtaactcctttttaatcatcaaacacactgtacagatctttattcagatttaacagtttcatgttgctctgttgtagatgaggtaaaccagtacgaacatttgaacgtatattgcgcaacggactccattttcttctcttttttgcgtaggcgcggtgcatgacgggatatagaagtgcgtgaagtgtgcacggatgcaggcttcagttacgtccgatctccatggaaacggtgcaaagggaagggcaggtttgtcggccgcattcagtagggtggggtgaaatgggacagcccttgtcgcgccggaaatcacgtcactgcccttcgaaccgcccttccaatggtgattctaaggccaggtgggcgaattgagacacagcctttGGTGCAGTCAGATCACATGTGGGGAGGCGGGGTAGAGGACGTCACATCCGTTACGTGTTTCCTGCCCACGTGTTTCCTGCCCACGTGTTTCCTGCCCACGTGTTTCCTGCTCACGTGTTTCCTGCCTACGTGTTTCCTGCCTGCGATTTGGCGGGAAGCTCCTCTTCAGGGAGCTGCCGGCGTGGCTGCAACAAACAATTGTATTAGTGATACGAATTCTGCTGCTGAGTAAACACGGACACTGCCCCAATCTACGGAGACACTTAAGGTTAAACCCGCCAACCTTTCCCGTTGTTTagtctgttctgtttgttttgtaacatggttgtggtgttgttgtgtATCTATTGTGAAGTCAGTCAGGAGTTGTTTTTGGCTTGTTTGGTGCTCTCAGCagttttgttgtgtctgtgttgttgcTGGATTGGTAACTATTTAGGTTTGTGGAGTGGTGGCTGTTGcatgttgatttgttgttgattttgtcaGTGAATTGTTGTGGTTTTTGGTGTATTGGTTTGGTGTTTGTGGTGCAACACTGGATTGGTTGATTTGGGATTTTGATCTGGTAGGCTTATGGTTGTTTATGGGCTGACATGGTAGAATGGATCGGTTGGCTGGGTACTAGGTCAACTAAAAAAATAGACAATACCCTTGAAGATGCCTTCACCTGACCTTCGCTCCGTGTTTGAGGAAAAATGCAACCCTTACAATGACTTATACTTTTTCAGTGAGACAACCCTGCCAACCATCTGttcctgtttgaggtaaaattcaaattgtataatgattaaccatgtttaaatgtttacaggttgtgatttgtttt harbors:
- the LOC117373772 gene encoding class I histocompatibility antigen, F10 alpha chain-like, which gives rise to MVLVVSTAVHTLRYFYTSSFQVPNFPKYVSVGYVNDLQIIHYDSDTKKLVPKQEWMNKLTEEDPRYWERNTQRCLENEQAGKGNIETVKRRLNVTGALEFCWSGIRAVDYLKLYGCEWDNETSEIRGYEQHSFDGEDFISLDFDPETFVAPKQQAFITKLIWERDGEAVRVKHYIIHECAEYLKKYVRHGESALNRIELPLVSLLQKSSSALVTCHATGFYPDRAMLFWTKDGDGLLEDVELGEILPNRDGTFQTSVSLDLSSVPPEDWDRYHCAFQLSGDKNKYLTRLDRCMIRNNGEFLITGIAVRLSSVSGLVGGKFFSE